A genomic stretch from Candidatus Lernaella stagnicola includes:
- a CDS encoding acyl-CoA dehydrogenase family protein: MHFEINDDQRMLVDMVRDFADNELKAQAAEIDQTERFPLESIRKMSELGLMGINVPEEYGGSPMGAVALSLAITEVAKACASTAVTMSVTNMVAEAINAFGTEEQKRTFIPKVVSGEFPMGSFSLSEPGAGSDAAALRTKAVLDGDHWVLNGSKIFISHGAFCSVMVVWARTSDDPGPKGISAFLVEKDTPGLIVGKEEHKLGLRGSNTVALAFEDCRIPKDNLLGELGGGFKIAMMALDGGRIGISSQCIGIGAAAIAEAASYAKVREQFGKPLAKMQAIQWKLADMATNLEAARLLTLQAAWRKQSGLKFSREASMAKLFAAENLQDIVREAVQIHGGYGYTKEYLVERLMRDARVVTIYEGTSEVQRIVIARDLLAD, from the coding sequence ATGCATTTTGAGATTAACGACGACCAACGCATGCTCGTGGACATGGTCCGTGACTTCGCCGACAACGAACTCAAAGCTCAGGCCGCCGAAATAGACCAAACCGAGCGCTTTCCGCTCGAATCCATCCGCAAAATGTCAGAACTGGGCTTGATGGGCATCAACGTGCCAGAAGAATACGGCGGCAGCCCCATGGGCGCGGTAGCCCTCTCGCTGGCGATTACCGAAGTGGCCAAAGCCTGCGCCTCGACCGCCGTGACGATGAGCGTCACCAACATGGTGGCCGAAGCGATCAACGCCTTCGGCACCGAGGAGCAAAAACGGACGTTCATCCCGAAGGTTGTCTCCGGCGAGTTCCCGATGGGCTCGTTCTCGCTCTCGGAACCCGGCGCGGGCAGCGACGCCGCGGCGCTGCGCACCAAGGCGGTGCTGGACGGCGACCACTGGGTGCTTAACGGCAGCAAGATTTTCATTAGCCACGGCGCGTTTTGCTCGGTGATGGTTGTCTGGGCGCGCACCAGCGACGACCCCGGCCCGAAGGGCATCAGCGCGTTTCTCGTGGAAAAGGACACGCCGGGACTGATCGTCGGCAAGGAAGAGCACAAACTCGGGCTGCGCGGCAGCAACACCGTCGCGCTGGCTTTCGAAGATTGCCGTATCCCCAAAGACAACCTGCTGGGCGAGTTGGGCGGCGGCTTCAAGATCGCCATGATGGCGCTGGACGGCGGGCGCATCGGCATTTCCAGCCAGTGCATCGGCATCGGCGCGGCGGCGATCGCCGAAGCGGCTAGTTACGCCAAGGTGCGCGAACAATTCGGCAAACCGTTGGCCAAGATGCAGGCCATTCAGTGGAAGCTGGCCGACATGGCTACGAACCTCGAGGCGGCGCGTTTGCTGACCTTGCAGGCTGCCTGGCGCAAGCAATCCGGCTTGAAGTTTTCGCGCGAGGCATCGATGGCCAAATTGTTCGCCGCCGAAAATCTGCAGGACATCGTGCGCGAGGCGGTCCAGATTCACGGCGGCTACGGCTACACGAAAGAGTACCTTGTCGAACGCCTGATGCGCGACGCCCGCGTGGTGACGATCTACGAAGGCACGAGCGAAGTGCAGCGCATCGTCATCGCCCGCGACCTGCTCGCGGACTAA
- the gcvH gene encoding glycine cleavage system protein GcvH has protein sequence MNIPSDLRYSTDHEWVKVAGDVATLGVTDYAQHALGDIVFLELPEVGQPFVAGDTIGVVESVKAASDIYTPVSGEVVESHEDLIDMPEILNAEPYGAGWLLKIKLDDPSEIDALMDAAAYEKYCGEQEEK, from the coding sequence ATGAACATTCCCAGCGATCTGCGTTACAGCACGGATCACGAATGGGTCAAAGTGGCCGGTGATGTGGCGACCCTGGGCGTCACCGACTATGCCCAGCATGCCTTAGGTGACATCGTTTTCCTGGAATTGCCCGAAGTTGGTCAGCCATTCGTCGCCGGTGATACGATCGGCGTCGTGGAATCAGTCAAGGCCGCGAGCGATATTTACACGCCGGTGAGCGGGGAAGTTGTCGAGTCCCATGAAGATTTAATCGACATGCCGGAAATTCTTAATGCCGAGCCCTACGGCGCGGGCTGGCTGCTCAAAATTAAGCTCGACGACCCGAGCGAAATAGATGCGCTGATGGATGCCGCCGCTTACGAAAAATACTGCGGTGAACAAGAAGAGAAGTAA
- the gcvPA gene encoding aminomethyl-transferring glycine dehydrogenase subunit GcvPA translates to MRYIPHTAGDIERLLEAIGVESVADLFRSIPPELRLDRELCLPDPLPENALINHLGGLNNKGPHGPCFAGGGAYRHLIPAAINHLLLRSEFYTAYTPYQPEISQGTLQAVFEFQTMIARLLGMEISNASMYDGATGVAEAVLMAGRQSRKTKVVVSAGLHPQYLETLRTYTKWTSLELVAAPLAASGTTDLEAARALIDDDVACLVLQSPNYLGAIEDAAAFKKLLDGRKKAKFVHAFTEPLAFGLIAPPGQTGADIACGEGQSLGIPMSYGGPGLGLFAVNKSDVRAMPGRVCGQTVDAEGKRAFCLTLSTREQHIRREKATSNICTNHGLMALAATVYMSLTGRAGLLEVANQNHAKAEYLKAQLAQIGDVPLSAPTFNEFVWVPKQPAGQVLAALGEAGVLGGIGLDGFAAGLENGILTCVTEANSREEIDRYVEIVRSL, encoded by the coding sequence ATGCGTTACATCCCTCATACCGCGGGCGATATCGAGCGCTTGTTGGAGGCGATCGGCGTAGAAAGCGTGGCCGATCTGTTTCGCTCGATTCCGCCGGAATTGCGCCTAGACCGGGAACTATGCCTGCCCGATCCGCTGCCCGAAAACGCCCTGATCAATCACCTGGGCGGCTTGAACAACAAAGGTCCGCACGGCCCCTGCTTCGCGGGCGGCGGCGCGTATCGGCATTTGATACCCGCGGCGATAAACCACTTGCTGCTACGCAGCGAATTCTACACGGCCTACACGCCGTACCAGCCGGAAATCAGCCAAGGCACGTTGCAGGCGGTGTTCGAGTTTCAGACGATGATCGCGCGCCTGCTGGGCATGGAAATCTCCAACGCCAGCATGTACGACGGCGCGACCGGCGTGGCCGAAGCCGTGCTCATGGCCGGACGCCAAAGCCGCAAGACGAAGGTCGTCGTCTCGGCGGGGCTGCACCCGCAATACTTAGAGACGCTGCGCACCTATACGAAATGGACGTCGCTGGAATTGGTGGCCGCACCCCTGGCCGCGTCGGGCACGACCGACTTGGAAGCCGCCCGGGCATTGATCGACGACGATGTGGCCTGCCTCGTACTGCAGTCGCCGAATTACCTGGGCGCGATCGAAGACGCCGCCGCGTTCAAAAAGCTGCTCGACGGCCGCAAGAAGGCGAAGTTCGTGCACGCGTTCACCGAGCCTTTGGCCTTCGGGCTGATCGCGCCGCCCGGGCAAACCGGCGCTGACATCGCCTGCGGCGAGGGGCAGTCGCTGGGAATTCCCATGTCCTACGGCGGGCCGGGCCTGGGCTTGTTCGCGGTCAACAAAAGTGACGTGCGGGCTATGCCGGGCCGGGTTTGCGGGCAGACCGTCGATGCCGAGGGCAAGCGCGCTTTCTGCCTGACGCTCTCGACTCGCGAGCAGCACATCCGCCGCGAAAAAGCCACCAGCAACATCTGCACAAATCACGGCCTGATGGCCCTGGCGGCCACCGTGTACATGTCGTTGACAGGCCGCGCCGGCTTGCTGGAAGTGGCGAACCAAAACCACGCGAAGGCCGAATATCTGAAAGCCCAATTGGCGCAAATCGGCGACGTGCCTTTGAGCGCGCCGACCTTCAATGAGTTCGTCTGGGTGCCCAAACAACCCGCGGGTCAAGTGTTGGCCGCGCTGGGCGAAGCGGGCGTTCTGGGCGGCATCGGCCTGGACGGGTTCGCCGCCGGGCTGGAAAACGGCATCCTCACCTGCGTCACCGAAGCCAACAGCCGCGAGGAGATCGACCGCTATGTCGAAATCGTACGGTCCTTGTGA
- a CDS encoding acyl-CoA dehydrogenase family protein: MDWQLSDDHRMVVDMVKDFAANELAPQAAELDQTGRFPMESFVHMAELGLMGMNAPEEYGGSPMGTVALSLAITEVAKACASTAVTMAVTNMVAEQIDLWGTEAQKKAFIPQVVGGGQPIGAFCLTEPDAGSDAGAVATTAVLDGNQWVLNGTKTFISHGEYASVYIVWARTGDLPRASGLTAFLIEGGTPGIKVTRQIKKMGQHGSNTVEMAFEDCRIPKDNVLGEVNGGFRIAMTGLDGGRINVASQALGIGLAALEASVEYAKVREQFGKPLAKMQAIQWKIADMATLLEAGRQLILQAAWLKEQGKRHTRQAAMAKYFVTDRLQQIVREAVQIHGGYGYTKEYVVERLMRDARITTIYEGTNEIQRIVIARELLAD; this comes from the coding sequence ATGGATTGGCAGCTTAGCGACGACCACCGCATGGTTGTGGATATGGTAAAAGATTTCGCGGCGAACGAACTCGCGCCGCAAGCGGCCGAGCTGGATCAAACCGGCCGTTTCCCCATGGAATCCTTCGTACATATGGCCGAGCTGGGCCTGATGGGCATGAACGCGCCGGAAGAATACGGCGGCAGCCCCATGGGCACGGTGGCGCTGTCGCTGGCGATCACCGAGGTGGCCAAAGCCTGCGCCTCGACCGCCGTCACGATGGCCGTGACCAACATGGTCGCCGAGCAGATCGACCTCTGGGGCACCGAGGCCCAAAAGAAGGCGTTTATTCCGCAAGTCGTCGGCGGTGGTCAGCCGATCGGCGCGTTTTGTCTTACCGAACCCGACGCGGGCAGCGACGCGGGAGCCGTGGCCACGACCGCCGTGCTCGACGGCAACCAGTGGGTGCTCAACGGCACGAAGACATTCATCAGCCACGGCGAATATGCCTCAGTCTATATTGTCTGGGCGAGGACCGGCGACCTGCCGCGCGCGTCCGGCTTGACGGCGTTTCTAATCGAGGGCGGCACGCCGGGCATAAAGGTGACGCGGCAGATCAAGAAAATGGGGCAGCATGGCTCCAATACCGTCGAAATGGCGTTCGAGGACTGCCGCATTCCGAAAGACAACGTGTTGGGCGAAGTCAACGGCGGCTTTCGTATCGCGATGACCGGCCTGGACGGTGGGCGCATCAACGTGGCCAGCCAGGCGCTCGGCATCGGTTTGGCGGCGCTGGAGGCGAGCGTCGAATACGCGAAAGTGCGCGAACAGTTCGGCAAGCCGCTGGCCAAGATGCAGGCCATTCAATGGAAGATCGCTGACATGGCGACTTTGCTCGAGGCGGGGCGTCAATTGATTCTGCAAGCCGCGTGGCTCAAGGAGCAGGGCAAGCGCCACACCCGCCAGGCCGCGATGGCCAAGTACTTCGTCACCGATCGCCTGCAACAGATTGTGCGCGAGGCGGTGCAGATTCACGGCGGCTACGGCTACACCAAGGAATACGTGGTCGAACGCCTCATGCGTGACGCGCGAATCACCACGATCTACGAGGGTACGAACGAGATTCAGCGCATCGTCATCGCTCGCGAGTTGCTTGCGGATTAA
- a CDS encoding zinc ribbon domain-containing protein, producing MPIYEYTCSVCHAHVEKIQRITDPPLTDCPHCGAAGSLRKMVSQSTFLLKGSGWYVTDYKAKKPGAAGANGNGTNGDGATAKAEKSDEKPKSTTTTSESKTPAKDTTTN from the coding sequence ATGCCGATTTACGAATACACCTGTTCCGTCTGCCATGCGCATGTCGAGAAAATTCAGCGCATTACCGACCCGCCTTTGACCGACTGCCCGCATTGCGGCGCCGCCGGTTCGCTGCGGAAAATGGTCAGCCAATCCACTTTTCTACTGAAGGGTTCGGGCTGGTACGTAACCGATTACAAGGCCAAGAAGCCGGGTGCCGCGGGGGCCAACGGCAACGGCACGAACGGCGACGGCGCGACTGCGAAGGCCGAGAAATCCGACGAGAAGCCCAAGAGCACGACCACGACTTCCGAGAGTAAAACCCCGGCAAAAGACACCACCACGAATTAA
- a CDS encoding outer membrane lipoprotein-sorting protein, with translation MRLRLLLGVGLALVIAVAVVSAADLDGKAIVEKMAKQNESQSAETTAKMILIDKNGRERVREIKMRTKEKNGLRHTVTTFLAPPDVRGTKFLIVEQKNADDDQRLFLPALKKVKRITSSNKSGNFMGSTFAYADLQTHDPDQGAHQRLADAVLDGQDCYVVETVPQNLDDEIYSKLVYWVRKDNFLPIKGEFYDKKGKLWKRLEVSGVEKRSDGTWVAKDTKMSDLLKGASTILRLEEYEVDVKIDDAYFTERFLTDETLE, from the coding sequence ATGCGTTTGCGTTTACTGCTCGGCGTGGGATTGGCGTTAGTGATCGCGGTGGCCGTAGTGTCGGCGGCGGATCTCGACGGCAAGGCGATCGTGGAAAAGATGGCCAAACAGAACGAGAGCCAATCGGCCGAAACGACGGCCAAGATGATACTCATCGACAAAAACGGCCGCGAGCGCGTGCGCGAGATCAAAATGCGCACCAAGGAAAAGAACGGCTTGCGCCACACCGTCACGACCTTCCTCGCCCCGCCGGATGTGCGCGGCACTAAGTTCCTGATCGTGGAGCAGAAAAACGCCGACGACGATCAGCGTCTCTTCCTGCCGGCGCTCAAGAAGGTCAAGCGGATCACGTCATCGAATAAGTCGGGCAATTTCATGGGCTCGACCTTTGCCTACGCCGACCTGCAAACCCACGATCCGGACCAAGGAGCCCATCAGCGCCTCGCCGATGCTGTTCTCGACGGCCAGGATTGCTACGTCGTGGAGACCGTCCCGCAGAATCTCGACGACGAAATTTACTCGAAACTGGTTTACTGGGTGCGCAAGGACAACTTCCTGCCCATCAAAGGCGAGTTCTACGATAAGAAGGGCAAGCTCTGGAAACGGCTCGAAGTCTCGGGCGTGGAGAAGCGCTCCGACGGCACTTGGGTCGCCAAAGACACGAAAATGAGCGACCTGCTAAAGGGCGCCTCCACCATACTCAGGCTCGAAGAATACGAAGTGGATGTGAAGATTGACGACGCCTACTTTACCGAACGCTTCTTGACCGACGAAACGCTCGAATAG
- a CDS encoding sulfatase, giving the protein MARRPRRHQPACANRAVLPTGFGLLSYCPMCNRRFLFIRVAAVLLLVTLAVVVCLAACDKRARLPDRNVILVSIDSLRFDHVGCYGYPKPTSPRLDAWARNAMRFEFAYATSPWTLPSHASMFTGLYTDAHGVRSARSKLNDESMTLARALSDAGYRTGGVVCAPLLKKKYGMHQGFDFYDTELVGRNALEARVVKAGPRVTNKALAWLDRSGDKPFFLFLHYWDVHYDYNPPAKYAELFNPGYEGPENGASIHDRKDITPKMDKADFRHLVALYDGEIRFTDDALGALFDGLRERGLDRNTAILIVSDHGEEFLDHGWKGHTRTCYEEVVRIPFLIEVPWLEKARGVSQEAVSLVDIFPTVLGLLGRPKEGLTLQGVDLNRLLTHGTPPAPRSLMAGTQRGQPVPEGKAYEWSTLIARDRQKLHALSGRRFDEQWVFDLRNDPGEKTDISGGKPALTAKLVQENSRRQRLHKRLQKALKTSGEFELDAELAETLKGLGYLN; this is encoded by the coding sequence TTGGCACGTCGGCCGCGTCGGCATCAACCCGCGTGCGCGAACCGGGCGGTCTTGCCTACCGGCTTCGGGCTGCTATCCTACTGCCCGATGTGCAACCGTAGGTTTCTATTTATTCGCGTGGCGGCGGTGTTGCTTTTGGTGACGCTGGCGGTAGTGGTGTGTCTCGCGGCCTGCGACAAACGCGCCCGACTGCCGGACCGTAACGTCATTCTCGTCAGCATCGATTCCCTGCGTTTCGATCATGTGGGTTGTTACGGTTACCCCAAGCCGACCAGCCCGCGACTGGATGCGTGGGCGCGAAATGCGATGCGTTTTGAGTTCGCCTATGCCACGTCGCCCTGGACCCTGCCGAGCCACGCTTCGATGTTTACCGGCCTGTATACCGACGCCCACGGCGTGCGTTCCGCCAGGTCTAAGCTGAACGACGAATCCATGACGCTGGCGCGCGCTCTCTCGGACGCGGGCTATCGCACCGGCGGCGTGGTGTGTGCGCCGCTGCTCAAGAAAAAGTACGGTATGCACCAGGGCTTCGATTTCTACGACACCGAGTTGGTCGGCCGTAACGCCTTGGAGGCTCGCGTGGTGAAGGCGGGGCCTCGGGTGACCAACAAAGCGTTGGCGTGGCTGGACCGCAGCGGCGACAAGCCCTTCTTCCTCTTTTTGCACTATTGGGACGTTCACTACGATTACAATCCGCCCGCCAAGTACGCGGAGTTGTTCAACCCCGGGTACGAAGGCCCGGAGAACGGCGCGAGCATTCACGACCGCAAGGACATCACGCCGAAGATGGACAAGGCCGACTTTCGTCACCTCGTGGCGCTTTACGACGGCGAAATCCGCTTTACCGACGACGCGCTCGGCGCGCTTTTCGACGGCCTGCGGGAACGCGGCCTGGACCGCAACACGGCGATCCTCATCGTCTCGGATCACGGCGAGGAATTCCTCGACCACGGTTGGAAGGGCCATACGCGCACCTGCTACGAAGAAGTAGTGCGCATTCCTTTCCTGATCGAGGTCCCCTGGTTGGAAAAAGCGCGCGGCGTCAGTCAGGAGGCCGTGAGTCTCGTCGATATCTTTCCCACCGTGTTGGGATTGCTCGGCCGCCCGAAAGAAGGGCTGACGCTTCAGGGCGTCGATCTGAACCGGCTGCTCACCCACGGTACGCCGCCCGCGCCGCGCTCGTTGATGGCCGGTACGCAGCGGGGGCAGCCGGTACCCGAGGGCAAGGCGTACGAGTGGTCGACGCTGATTGCGCGGGACCGGCAAAAGCTGCACGCCTTGAGCGGTCGCCGTTTCGACGAACAGTGGGTGTTCGATCTGCGAAACGACCCCGGTGAGAAAACGGACATATCGGGTGGGAAGCCCGCCCTGACCGCAAAACTAGTGCAGGAGAATTCGCGGCGGCAAAGGTTGCACAAGCGATTACAGAAGGCGCTTAAAACCAGCGGCGAGTTTGAACTCGATGCCGAGTTGGCCGAAACGTTGAAGGGATTGGGGTATCTCAATTGA